In Gopherus evgoodei ecotype Sinaloan lineage unplaced genomic scaffold, rGopEvg1_v1.p scaffold_48_arrow_ctg1, whole genome shotgun sequence, the following are encoded in one genomic region:
- the LOC115642989 gene encoding cytochrome P450 2A13-like, with translation MDKLTPLQPLCPGNPESLVPPALPGGWREANPQLHKWVTQEAAMPEPCPPGIKPPAALDCGEGQRSGGSSQPAMDLLGAVTLFLVICLSCLLLLSTWRQMQGRGKMPPGPTPLPLLGNLLQVQLSDMRKSLMKISERYGPVYTLHLGSRRVVVLCGYQAVKEALVDQAEEFSGRGEQATFDWIAQGYGVAFSNGERAKQLRRFSITTLRNFGVGKRGIEERILEEAHFLLEALRGTKGLPFDPTCFLSRTVSNVISSVVFGDRFDYEDEEFISLLHMINESFRFTATAWGQLYEMFSGTMCYLPGPQRAAFKQLAGLEKFIERKVKANQETLDPSAPRDFIDCFLVKMQQEKENPSSEFFLKNIVLTTFNVFFAGTETVSTTLRYGFLLLLKYPEIEERIHEEIDWVIGRNRAPSMEDRSQMPYTNAVIHEFQRFCDVIPMGLARRVTRDTQFRGYTIPKGTEVYPMLGSVLYDPTQFSNPDTFDPGHFLDGNGQFKKSDAFMPFSIGKRYCFGEMLARMELFLFITGILQKFRFRSPVEPKDIDISPKLVGFATLPRSYEICLVPR, from the exons ATGGACAAACTGACACCGCTGCAGCCTTTGTGCCCTGGGAATCCTGAATCCCTTGTTCCACCAGCCCTGCCCGGGGGCTGGAGGGAAGCCAACCCTCAGTTGCACAAGTGGGTTACGCAAGAGGCAGCGATGCCAGAGCCCTGCCCGCCGGGGATAAAACCGCCTGCAGCGCTGGATTGCGGAGAAGGGCAGCGGAGCGGAGGAAGCTCCCAGCCAGCCATGGATCTCCTGGGAGCCGTCACCCTGTTCCTGGTCATCTGCCtctcctgcctcctgctcctctccACCTGGCGGCAAATGCAGGGCCGGGGGAAAATGCCCCCAGGGCCCACCCCGCTGCCCCTCCTCGGGAACCTGCTGCAGGTCCAGCTCAGCGACATGCGCAAGTCGCTGATGAAG ATCAGCGAGCGCTACGGGCCTGTCTACACCCTCCACCTGGGCTCCCGGCGGGTCGTGGTGCTGTGTGGATACCAGGCGGTGAAGGAGGCCCTGGTGGACCAGGCTGAGGAGTTCAGCGGGCGCGGGGAACAAGCCACCTTCGACTGGATTGCCCAGGGCTATG GAGTGGCCTTCAGCAACGGGGAGAGGGCGAAGCAGCTGCGCCGGTTCTCCATCACCACGCTGAGGAACTTCGGGGTGGGCAAGCGAGGCATCGAGGAGCGGATCCTGGAGGAGGCTCATTTCCTGCTGGAAGCCTTGCGGGGCACGAAAG GTTTGCCCTTTGaccccacctgcttcctgagccGCACGGTGTCCAACGTCATCAGCTCCGTGGTCTTCGGGGACCGGTTTGACTACGAGGACGAGGAGTTCATCTCCCTGCTGCACATGATCAATGAGAGCTTCCGCTTCACAGCCACGGCCTGGGGGCAG ctCTACGAGATGTTCTCGGGCACCATGTGCTACCTGCCCGGCCCCCAGCGCGCAGCCTTCAagcagctggcagggctggagaagtTCATCGAGAGGAAGGTGAAGGCGAACCAGGAGACCCTGGACCCCAGCGCCCCTCGGGATTTCATCGACTGCTTCCTGGTCAAAATGCAGCAG gaaaaggaaaatcctTCCTCTGAGTTCTTCCTGAAGAACATTGTTCTGACCACGTTCAACGTCTTCTTCGCCGGGACAGAGACGGTCAGCACCACCCTGCGCTACGGCTTCCTCCTCCTGCTGAAATACCCGGAGATCGAAG AAAGGATCCACGAGGAGATCGACTGGGTGATTGGGCGGAACCGAGCCCCGAGCATGGAGGACCGGAGCCAGATGCCCTACACCAACGCCGTCATCCATGAGTTCCAGAGGTTCTGTGACGTCATCCCTATGGGCCTGGCACGCCGGGTGACCAGGGACACCCAGTTCCGGGGATACACTATTCCCAAG GGGACGGAGGTGTACCCGATGCTGGGATCCGTGCTGTATGACCCCACGCAATTCAGCAACCCCGACACCTTCGACCCCGGCCATTTCTTGGATGGGAACGGCCAGTTTAAGAAGAGCGACGCCTTCATGCCCTTCTCAATAG GGAAAAGGTATTGTTTCGGGGAGATGCTGGCACGCATGGAGCTCTTCCTCTTCATCACCGGCATCCTGCAGAAGTTCCGCTTCCGCTCCCCCGTGGAGCCCAAAGACATTGACATCTCCCCGAAGCTGGTCGGGTTCGCCACCCTGCCCCGCAGCTACGAGATCTGCCTGGTCCCGCGCTAG
- the LOC115642953 gene encoding cytochrome P450 2F5-like produces the protein MELTTAMLLWLLLGLSCLVVCLHRKGQQKRGCLPPGPRPLPLLGNLLQLDTKDMVKSLLKLSERYGPVYTLHLGSRRVVVLCGYQVVKEALVDQAEEFSGRGDLPVVFRFTQGNDIVLSNGEKWKVLRRFALQTLRNFGMGKRSLEQQIQQEARCLVQELAQMQGPTSAFGMDFNSCPQS, from the exons ATGGAGCTCACCACGGccatgctgctgtggctgctCCTCGGCCTCTCCTGCCTGGTTGTCTGCCTGCACAGGAAGGGCCAGCAGAAGAGGGGGTGTTTGCCCCCAGGCCCGCGCCCGCTGCCCCTGCTGGGGAACCTGCTGCAGCTCGATACCAAGGACATGGTCAAATCTCTTCTCAAG CTAAGCGAGCGCTACGGGCCCGTCTACACCCTCCACCTGGGCTCCCGGCGGGTCGTGGTGCTGTGTGGATACCAGGTGGTGAAGGAGGCCCTGGTGGACCAGGCCGAGGAGTTCAGCGGGCGCGGGGATCTGCCCGTGGTCTTCCGCTTCACCCAAGGGAACG acaTCGTCCTGAGCAACGGGGAGAAGTGGAAAGTCCTGCGGAGATTCGCCCTGCAGACGCTGCGCAACTTTGGTATGGGCAAGCGGAGCCTGGAGCAGCAGATCCAGCAGGAGGCGCGGTGCCTGGTGCAGGAACTCGCCCAAATGCAAG GTCCCACATCAGCCTTCGGCATGGACTTTAACAGCTGCCCCCAGAGCTGA